A DNA window from Pongo abelii isolate AG06213 chromosome 2, NHGRI_mPonAbe1-v2.0_pri, whole genome shotgun sequence contains the following coding sequences:
- the LOC100446670 gene encoding uncharacterized protein LOC100446670: MYPLRAGRRAMLSELRARPAPLLLLTSVLSETLAEKGDHISFVIGPFRPRLGPPSDPEPRGWRLLSGALESVEPATAPRGELGSRVANAAGSRPRHLLSERSRRSGRGWPRPRCAYRALLPPCPGLLGLCTTPPIRVACARARPLFLCFAASASSSSSSSSSSSLQYAGYWD, translated from the coding sequence ATGTACCCGCTCCGCGCGGGCCGTCGTGCAATGCTATCCGAGCTCCGCGCGCGCCCtgcgcccctcctcctcctcacgtCCGTCCTCTCTGAAACCTTGGCAGAGAAGGGGGATCACATTTCCTTTGTCATCGGGCCATTTCGCCCTCGCCTTGGTCCCCCCTCCGATCCCGAGCCTCGGGGATGGAGGCTCCTCTCGGGCGCGCTGGAATCAGTGGAACCGGCAACAGCCCCGCGCGGCGAGCTCGGGAGCCGCGTGGCCAACGCCGCCGGCTCGCGCCCGCGTCATCTTCTTTCTGAAAGGAGTCGCCGATCCGGACGCGGGTGGCCTCGGCCGCGCTGCGCCTACCGAGCTTTGCTCCCGCCGTGCCCCGGCCTCCTGGGGCTTTGCACAACTCCCCCAATTCGGGttgcgtgcgcgcgcgcgcgccccctctttctctgctttgccgcctctgcctcctcctcctcctcctcctcctcctcctcttctcttcagTACGCCGGTTATTGGGACTGA